In Solanum pennellii chromosome 7, SPENNV200, the following are encoded in one genomic region:
- the LOC107025286 gene encoding uncharacterized protein LOC107025286 — protein MANLTKLEVTALQSSGRNYLSWVLDAEIHLDAMGLGDTIKEENKASNQNCARAMIFLRHHLDEILKIEYLTVKDPLVLWKNLKERFDHLKMVIHPKARYDWMHLRLQDFKSIHEYNSAMFRITSQLKLCGETVSEIDMMEKTFSTFHASNVLLQQQYREKGFKKYSELISHLFVAEQNNDLLLKNHENQPTGSEPLPEVNEAYAHHARHGKGRGPNLGRGRGRGRDYGQERNSIPGINHSSNKKEKRKDEKREATRESCFRCGGKIIMHVIVVLPNTWLSFIKNH, from the coding sequence atggccAATCTTACAAAACTAGAGGTCACTGCCCTTCAAAGTTCGGGCAGGAACTACCTCTCATGGGTGTTGGATGCTGAAATCCACCTTGATGCAATGGGTCTTGGAGAcaccataaaagaagaaaataaggcaTCAAATCAAAACTGTGCACGAGCAATGATATTCTTGCGTCATCATCTTGACGAGATTCTGAAAATCGAATATCTGACAGTTAAGGATCCACTTGTTTTGTGGAAAAACCTAAAAGAAAGATTTGACCACTTGAAGATGGTCATACATCCAAAGGCACGATATGATTGGATGCATCTAAGGCTACAAGACTTTAAGTCTATACATGAGTATAATTCTGCCATGTTCAGAATCACTTCtcaattgaaattatgtggagaaacgGTTAGTGAgattgatatgatggaaaagacGTTCTCCACTTTCCATGCCTCGAATGTGCTCTTGCAGCAACAATATCGAGAGAAAGGTTTCAAAAAGTATTCTGAACTAATTTCTCATCTTTTTGTGGCCGagcaaaataatgatttattattgaaaaatcatgAGAATCAACCTACTGGATCTGAACCACTTCCTGAAGTGAATGAGGCGTACGCCCACCATGCTAGGCATGGAAAAGGTCGCGGTCCTAATCTTGGTCGTGGACGTGGACGTGGTCGTGATTATGGTCAAGAACGTAATTCTATTCCTGGCAttaatcattcatcaaataaaaaggaaaaaagaaaggatgagAAACGTGAAGCAACTAGGGAAAGTTGTTTTCGATGTGGTGGAAAAATCATTATGCACGTGATTGTCGTACTCCCAAACACTTGGTTGAGCTTTATCAAGAATCactaa